A DNA window from Arachis duranensis cultivar V14167 chromosome 3, aradu.V14167.gnm2.J7QH, whole genome shotgun sequence contains the following coding sequences:
- the LOC107481023 gene encoding microtubule-destabilizing protein 60 isoform X2: MEKASTKSSLKFVKNTSQSTAAQWSITNNNARGMARDEVKDRFHEKNNKSSSSQSRKSSPPKENTKPQEFKLHTQERAVKRAMFNYAVTTKFYLMEIQKRQAEKLQKMIEEEEIRMLRKEMVPRAQLMPYFDKPFSPQRSNNKTVGSRESYSCLHMMSSKCLRCCSLGNEFHNLHHSLKPVN; encoded by the exons ATGGAGAAAGCTAGCACTAAATCTTCTTTGAAG TTTGTGAAGAACACTTCACAGTCTACTGCAGCTCAATGGAGCATTACTAATAATAATGCTAGAGGAATG GCAAGAGATGAAGTCAAAGATAGGTTCCATGAGAAGAATAACAAG AGCTCATCATCACAGTCAAGGAAGTCATCTCCtccaaaagaaaatacaaaaccACAAGAATTCAAACTCCACACCCAAGAAAGAGCTGTCAAGCGCGCAATGTTCAACTATGCA GTCACTACAAAATTTTATCTCATGGAGATACAAAAGAGACAAGCAGAGAAGTTGCAGAAA atgattgaagaagaagagattcGGATGCTAAGGAAGGAAATGGTTCCAAGAGCTCAATTGATGCCTTATTTTGATAAGCCTTTTTCCCCACAAAG GTCAAATAATAAGACAGTGGGAAGTAGAGAATCATATTCATGCCTGCACATGATGAGTAGCAAGTGCTTGAGGTGCTGCAGTTTGGGTAACGAATTCCACAACTTGCACCACTCTCTAAAGCCCGTCAACTAA
- the LOC107481023 gene encoding microtubule-destabilizing protein 60 isoform X1, translating into MEKASTKSSLKFVKNTSQSTAAQWSITNNNARGMARDEVKDRFHEKNNKSSSSQSRKSSPPKENTKPQEFKLHTQERAVKRAMFNYAVTTKFYLMEIQKRQAEKLQKMIEEEEIRMLRKEMVPRAQLMPYFDKPFSPQSRSNNKTVGSRESYSCLHMMSSKCLRCCSLGNEFHNLHHSLKPVN; encoded by the exons ATGGAGAAAGCTAGCACTAAATCTTCTTTGAAG TTTGTGAAGAACACTTCACAGTCTACTGCAGCTCAATGGAGCATTACTAATAATAATGCTAGAGGAATG GCAAGAGATGAAGTCAAAGATAGGTTCCATGAGAAGAATAACAAG AGCTCATCATCACAGTCAAGGAAGTCATCTCCtccaaaagaaaatacaaaaccACAAGAATTCAAACTCCACACCCAAGAAAGAGCTGTCAAGCGCGCAATGTTCAACTATGCA GTCACTACAAAATTTTATCTCATGGAGATACAAAAGAGACAAGCAGAGAAGTTGCAGAAA atgattgaagaagaagagattcGGATGCTAAGGAAGGAAATGGTTCCAAGAGCTCAATTGATGCCTTATTTTGATAAGCCTTTTTCCCCACAAAG caGGTCAAATAATAAGACAGTGGGAAGTAGAGAATCATATTCATGCCTGCACATGATGAGTAGCAAGTGCTTGAGGTGCTGCAGTTTGGGTAACGAATTCCACAACTTGCACCACTCTCTAAAGCCCGTCAACTAA
- the LOC107481022 gene encoding uncharacterized protein LOC107481022 — MELDIGVTHSDLSLAEADSWFSSDTSSGYLEDAIAGWGIWFNHNNLPSYSQNQKMMDHYLVDEEDLFPTFCSSTTQILHGNFHKESKEFSNRNLPSSSPASLQNEPAQRSLSPRESDANNASASNSKGHWKKIAYPFEVVKAGGVEGETTLKDINNQMLMSPSKPIPHPVANLSSTHPYACISARSGYGISGKVVTALTRIHTQGRGSITIIRTKG, encoded by the exons ATGGAATTGGACATTGGAGTAACTCACTCAGATCTCTCTCTTG CTGAAGCTGATTCATGGTTTTCATCAGATACATCAAGTGGGTACCTTGAAGATGCTATTGCAGGCTGGGGAATTTGGTTCAACCACAACAATTTACCATCCTACTCCCAAAACCAAAAG ATGATGGACCATTATTTGGTTGATGAGGAAGATCTATTTCCAACATTTTGTTCATCCACAACACAAATCCTTCATG GTAATTTCCACAAAGAGAGTAAAGAATTCAGCAATAGGAACCTGCCATCATCATCACCAGCATCTTTACAAAATGAACCTGCTCAGAGGAGCCTTTCACCTAGAGAATCAGATGCAAATAATGCTTCAGCTTCAAATTCAA AGGGTCATTGGAAGAAAATAGCATACCCATTTGAGGTAGTAAAGGCAGGAGGAGTAGAAGGGGAAACAACACTGAAAGACATAAACAACCAAATGCTAATGAGTCCATCAAAGCCAATTCCACATCCTGTTGCTAACTTATCAAGCACTCATCCATATGCATGCATTTCAGCTCGTAGTGGTTATGGCATTTCAGGAAAAGTTGTTACAGCACTTACTAGGATTCACACCCAGGGTAGAGGCTCCATTACCATTATCAGAACCAAGGGTTGA
- the LOC107481023 gene encoding microtubule-destabilizing protein 60 isoform X4: MEKASTKSSLKARDEVKDRFHEKNNKSSSSQSRKSSPPKENTKPQEFKLHTQERAVKRAMFNYAVTTKFYLMEIQKRQAEKLQKMIEEEEIRMLRKEMVPRAQLMPYFDKPFSPQRSNNKTVGSRESYSCLHMMSSKCLRCCSLGNEFHNLHHSLKPVN, from the exons ATGGAGAAAGCTAGCACTAAATCTTCTTTGAAG GCAAGAGATGAAGTCAAAGATAGGTTCCATGAGAAGAATAACAAG AGCTCATCATCACAGTCAAGGAAGTCATCTCCtccaaaagaaaatacaaaaccACAAGAATTCAAACTCCACACCCAAGAAAGAGCTGTCAAGCGCGCAATGTTCAACTATGCA GTCACTACAAAATTTTATCTCATGGAGATACAAAAGAGACAAGCAGAGAAGTTGCAGAAA atgattgaagaagaagagattcGGATGCTAAGGAAGGAAATGGTTCCAAGAGCTCAATTGATGCCTTATTTTGATAAGCCTTTTTCCCCACAAAG GTCAAATAATAAGACAGTGGGAAGTAGAGAATCATATTCATGCCTGCACATGATGAGTAGCAAGTGCTTGAGGTGCTGCAGTTTGGGTAACGAATTCCACAACTTGCACCACTCTCTAAAGCCCGTCAACTAA
- the LOC107481023 gene encoding microtubule-destabilizing protein 60 isoform X3, translating into MEKASTKSSLKARDEVKDRFHEKNNKSSSSQSRKSSPPKENTKPQEFKLHTQERAVKRAMFNYAVTTKFYLMEIQKRQAEKLQKMIEEEEIRMLRKEMVPRAQLMPYFDKPFSPQSRSNNKTVGSRESYSCLHMMSSKCLRCCSLGNEFHNLHHSLKPVN; encoded by the exons ATGGAGAAAGCTAGCACTAAATCTTCTTTGAAG GCAAGAGATGAAGTCAAAGATAGGTTCCATGAGAAGAATAACAAG AGCTCATCATCACAGTCAAGGAAGTCATCTCCtccaaaagaaaatacaaaaccACAAGAATTCAAACTCCACACCCAAGAAAGAGCTGTCAAGCGCGCAATGTTCAACTATGCA GTCACTACAAAATTTTATCTCATGGAGATACAAAAGAGACAAGCAGAGAAGTTGCAGAAA atgattgaagaagaagagattcGGATGCTAAGGAAGGAAATGGTTCCAAGAGCTCAATTGATGCCTTATTTTGATAAGCCTTTTTCCCCACAAAG caGGTCAAATAATAAGACAGTGGGAAGTAGAGAATCATATTCATGCCTGCACATGATGAGTAGCAAGTGCTTGAGGTGCTGCAGTTTGGGTAACGAATTCCACAACTTGCACCACTCTCTAAAGCCCGTCAACTAA